One Bacteroidia bacterium genomic window carries:
- a CDS encoding alpha/beta hydrolase, with the protein MQKSIYLSILWILFPFCLSAQEALAGKWYGKLQSAMGEIVVELELEAKPFAGKLSTSSGIAGMKLEDLKSEEGQFSFRLPAFAATYEGRANKDEIRGHWQQGPQRVELIFGRKEQTTKARPQTPKQEQGYTSEELRFKSLEDNIQMAGTLTLPEGEGPFPAAILLTVAGANDRDQSHSMGHKPFLVLADHLSKSGIAVLRYDDRGVGESEGNLLESDFTDFTEDALAAFAYLAQRKEIDPTKIGYIGNSEGTVIASMAAIEEERVAFTIQLGAVGVPLRDLSKDRLNRMQEMYQLSEKQKAEILAYYKALDEIVNSEMAEKDKAEAIGNIPAENTFDKAGFPHQLFFLPKEKAERSKLYLSPWYKAQASFHPKNILPYLKCPTLIINGSLDLFQHPELNFPSMKVYFEQAENQDASFWIPEGVNHVMQEAKTGLPTEYPMLESSFSPKVMENIRHWIQERF; encoded by the coding sequence ATGCAAAAAAGCATTTATCTATCCATTTTATGGATTCTTTTTCCCTTTTGTTTATCTGCTCAGGAAGCATTAGCAGGGAAATGGTATGGGAAACTCCAATCAGCCATGGGAGAAATCGTTGTGGAACTCGAGCTTGAAGCCAAACCTTTCGCCGGCAAGCTTTCTACTTCCTCCGGAATAGCAGGAATGAAACTTGAGGATTTGAAATCTGAGGAAGGGCAATTCTCATTTCGTTTACCTGCTTTTGCTGCTACTTATGAAGGTCGAGCGAATAAAGATGAAATCCGGGGCCATTGGCAACAAGGTCCTCAAAGAGTAGAACTGATTTTCGGGCGAAAGGAACAGACAACAAAAGCTCGGCCTCAGACACCCAAACAAGAGCAGGGCTATACATCAGAAGAGCTTCGATTTAAGTCTCTTGAGGATAATATTCAAATGGCCGGGACGCTGACTTTGCCAGAAGGGGAAGGTCCTTTCCCTGCAGCTATTCTACTTACGGTGGCAGGAGCCAATGATCGGGATCAAAGTCATAGCATGGGCCACAAACCTTTTTTAGTGCTGGCGGATCATTTGAGCAAATCAGGGATAGCAGTGCTTCGATACGATGATCGTGGGGTAGGGGAGTCTGAGGGGAATTTATTGGAAAGTGATTTTACAGATTTTACAGAAGATGCCCTGGCTGCTTTTGCTTATCTGGCTCAGCGCAAGGAGATAGATCCCACAAAGATTGGTTATATCGGGAATAGCGAGGGGACGGTAATTGCCAGTATGGCTGCCATAGAAGAGGAAAGAGTCGCCTTTACGATTCAGCTAGGGGCTGTAGGGGTTCCTTTGAGAGATTTGTCGAAAGATCGTCTGAACAGAATGCAGGAGATGTACCAGCTGAGTGAAAAGCAGAAAGCGGAGATACTGGCATATTACAAGGCATTGGATGAGATCGTGAATAGCGAAATGGCTGAAAAAGATAAAGCGGAGGCCATCGGAAATATTCCGGCAGAAAATACCTTTGATAAAGCGGGTTTTCCTCATCAACTATTCTTTCTACCGAAAGAAAAAGCGGAAAGAAGCAAGCTCTACCTCAGTCCCTGGTATAAGGCTCAGGCCAGCTTTCATCCGAAAAATATATTGCCCTACCTGAAATGCCCCACGCTGATCATCAATGGGAGTCTGGATCTCTTTCAACATCCCGAGCTGAATTTCCCTTCTATGAAAGTCTATTTTGAACAAGCGGAAAATCAGGATGCGAGTTTTTGGATTCCAGAGGGGGTAAATCATGTGATGCAGGAAGCGAAGACGGGCTTGCCTACAGAATATCCTATGCTTGAGAGCAGCTTTAGTCCAAAGGTGATGGAGAATATCAGGCATTGGATACAGGAGCGATTCTAG
- a CDS encoding aldo/keto reductase: MNKRKLGNEGLEVSALGLGCMGMSFAYGPAKDKEEMIQLMHAAVDRGLNFFDTAEVYGPFTNEELLGLGLAKFTDEVVVATKFGFEINPSTGKIEGVNSRPEHIRKVAEASLKRLKRETIDVFYQHRVDPNVPIEEVAGTVKDLIQEGKVRYFGMSEAGVETIRRAHAEQAVSVLQNEFSIWMRDHEKEVIPALEEMGIGLVGYSPLGRGYLTGKMSVERTFEKTDFRSGLPRFSPEALKANHRLVQVLEELGKAREASAAQIALAWALAKKPWIVPIPGTTKLHRLEENIAAASLTLSAEDMQEIEEAASKIEVFGNRYPDSLEQMTGL, from the coding sequence ATGAATAAACGCAAACTGGGAAATGAAGGACTCGAAGTATCTGCTTTAGGATTGGGCTGTATGGGCATGAGCTTTGCCTATGGTCCAGCCAAGGATAAAGAAGAAATGATCCAACTCATGCATGCAGCTGTGGATCGGGGATTAAATTTTTTTGATACTGCAGAAGTTTATGGTCCCTTTACAAATGAGGAATTGCTGGGGCTAGGCCTGGCAAAATTTACAGATGAAGTTGTGGTTGCGACTAAATTTGGCTTTGAGATCAATCCTTCCACTGGCAAGATCGAAGGAGTAAATAGTCGTCCGGAACATATTCGCAAAGTAGCAGAAGCTTCTCTAAAGCGTTTGAAACGAGAAACGATAGATGTCTTCTACCAACACAGAGTTGATCCCAATGTACCTATAGAAGAAGTGGCAGGAACGGTGAAAGACCTGATTCAGGAAGGGAAGGTGCGATATTTTGGTATGTCTGAAGCGGGAGTTGAAACCATCCGGAGGGCTCATGCAGAACAAGCGGTTTCCGTATTGCAAAATGAATTCTCTATCTGGATGCGGGACCATGAAAAGGAAGTAATTCCTGCATTGGAAGAAATGGGTATCGGCTTGGTAGGATATAGTCCGTTAGGGAGAGGATATTTGACGGGGAAAATGTCGGTAGAACGGACTTTTGAAAAGACAGATTTCCGAAGTGGTCTGCCCCGCTTTAGTCCCGAAGCCCTCAAAGCCAATCATAGACTTGTGCAAGTACTGGAAGAGTTGGGGAAAGCCCGAGAAGCAAGTGCTGCACAGATTGCTTTGGCCTGGGCATTGGCTAAAAAGCCCTGGATTGTGCCGATTCCCGGTACGACCAAATTGCATCGTCTGGAGGAAAATATAGCCGCCGCGAGTTTAACTCTCAGTGCAGAAGATATGCAGGAGATTGAGGAGGCAGCATCAAAAATCGAAGTCTTCGGCAATCGCTATCCGGATAGTCTGGAGCAGATGACAGGATTGTAA
- a CDS encoding helix-turn-helix domain-containing protein, with protein sequence MTLEIQASSFLFLLGGIQVWFIILYLFLRKNKSPRISLYLSLIILGLFCTLYDYFILRNQLQEAVGYFLLLSYMFQLVYAPASFLLIRAIVFPQQDFRQKDLLHFLPALIHIGVGLFSYHFQALSYKEAYIDQLIQQSGPGQWGANPLYLIFNAIFIIQVLLYLYYAFQLSKNYGSSSTVQNPLSPTKLKRFYYSLAGIIILLLLVNLNLRYLVFSLSGIDIGLWILVLISLYLFYLAYFVVLNPEVFEKAVLKYSSSRLPNQKKEEALHILKNYMEEEKPFLQDKLSIKELANSLEMPARQLSQLINEAFGQNFYEFINSYRIREAERLFKEGLGEKLSVTGIAYEVGFSSKSSFYTAFKKMTGSTPAAYRKMLESQGK encoded by the coding sequence ATGACCCTCGAAATCCAGGCATCGAGTTTTCTCTTCTTACTTGGAGGCATCCAGGTATGGTTTATCATTCTATATCTCTTTCTCCGAAAAAATAAGAGTCCCCGGATTTCTCTCTATTTATCCCTCATCATATTGGGACTATTTTGTACCCTCTATGATTATTTTATCCTGCGAAACCAACTCCAGGAGGCAGTAGGCTATTTTCTCTTGCTGAGCTATATGTTTCAGTTGGTATATGCCCCGGCAAGCTTTCTCCTGATTCGGGCTATCGTCTTTCCCCAACAAGACTTTCGGCAAAAAGATCTCCTTCATTTTCTGCCGGCACTCATCCATATAGGCGTCGGATTATTTAGCTATCACTTTCAAGCTCTATCTTATAAAGAAGCCTATATCGATCAACTGATACAGCAATCCGGCCCGGGTCAATGGGGGGCAAATCCCCTCTATTTGATATTCAATGCCATCTTTATTATCCAGGTCTTACTCTACCTCTATTATGCATTTCAGTTGAGTAAGAATTATGGGAGCTCATCTACTGTGCAAAATCCCCTCAGTCCCACGAAACTAAAACGCTTTTATTACTCCCTGGCAGGAATCATTATTCTCCTCTTACTAGTAAATTTGAACCTTCGCTATCTCGTCTTTTCACTTAGCGGCATAGATATCGGTCTATGGATACTGGTGTTGATTTCTTTATACCTTTTTTACCTCGCCTATTTCGTAGTCTTGAATCCGGAGGTATTTGAAAAGGCAGTTCTCAAGTATAGTTCTTCTCGTTTACCCAATCAGAAGAAAGAAGAGGCTCTGCATATCCTGAAAAACTATATGGAGGAGGAAAAACCTTTTTTACAGGATAAATTAAGTATCAAGGAACTGGCAAATTCTTTGGAGATGCCTGCTCGACAATTATCCCAATTGATCAATGAAGCTTTTGGACAGAACTTCTATGAGTTTATCAATAGCTATCGCATCCGGGAAGCCGAGCGATTATTTAAAGAAGGTCTGGGCGAAAAACTCTCTGTGACAGGAATTGCCTATGAAGTAGGCTTTTCCTCCAAGTCTTCCTTTTACACAGCCTTCAAAAAAATGACAGGGAGCACTCCCGCAGCCTACCGAAAAATGCTCGAATCTCAGGGAAAGTAG
- a CDS encoding DUF6624 domain-containing protein: MKNLLIPFILIFLFSCGQKPQKEETSSYNFAELQKELAEMAKVDQEVQMNILQNMDVVPEEILAHKRDSVFKANGERCKEIFSSLGFPGIDRVGEKGAKNFWLLVQHCDYDPAFQKNVLEAMKGEVEQENASSEDYAYLYDRVRVNAGEKQWYGTQLTHAENMWAIPKPLADSLSVNPRREAIGLESIEAYLNGYMEMHFEMNQAYYKSIGATEAFAYELLE, encoded by the coding sequence ATGAAAAATCTACTTATCCCGTTTATCCTCATTTTTCTTTTTTCTTGTGGGCAAAAACCCCAAAAGGAAGAAACGTCCTCTTACAACTTTGCTGAACTTCAAAAGGAGTTGGCTGAAATGGCCAAAGTTGATCAGGAAGTTCAAATGAATATTCTCCAGAATATGGATGTAGTACCCGAGGAAATTCTGGCTCATAAACGAGACAGTGTTTTTAAAGCTAATGGAGAGCGATGCAAAGAGATCTTCAGTAGTCTGGGTTTTCCCGGCATCGATAGAGTAGGGGAGAAAGGGGCGAAAAATTTCTGGCTATTGGTTCAGCATTGTGATTATGATCCTGCTTTTCAAAAGAATGTCCTAGAGGCAATGAAGGGAGAAGTAGAGCAAGAAAATGCCAGTTCAGAGGATTATGCTTATTTGTATGATCGGGTACGGGTAAATGCTGGCGAAAAGCAATGGTATGGCACCCAACTTACACATGCGGAAAATATGTGGGCCATTCCCAAGCCCCTTGCAGATAGTCTCTCGGTAAATCCGCGACGTGAGGCCATCGGTCTGGAAAGCATCGAAGCCTACCTCAATGGCTATATGGAGATGCATTTTGAAATGAATCAGGCCTATTATAAATCCATCGGCGCTACGGAAGCCTTTGCCTATGAGTTACTGGAATAG
- a CDS encoding NAD(P)/FAD-dependent oxidoreductase — protein sequence MNEIQADVLIIGGGLTGLTLAYFLKEQKLDVKILEARERLGGRIFTAYVDEGAPIEMGATWLGKQHTFLLELLEELGLGIFEQVLGERAIYEPISTSPPQLVKLPPNNEPSYRIKGGSSILIDTLASKLSPGQIYREQIVERIEEEAGGLKVQCKGQSFFSKYVVSTLPPRLFSSRIQCLPALPESFASIADETHTWMGESIKVGLRFDKAFWDNGKSSATIFSSVGPIPEMYDHSDVEGTHHALKGFFNGSYYSVSKTDRLEMVLGQLRKYYGNKVKDFSSYEELVWLQEPFTYAPYSSHVLPHQHNGHAVFQAPYMQGKLWIAGTETAAAYPGYMEGAIRSAASVATQMERAFKRE from the coding sequence ATGAATGAAATCCAGGCAGATGTCCTCATCATTGGGGGAGGATTGACAGGTTTAACGCTAGCCTATTTCCTAAAAGAGCAAAAGCTCGATGTCAAAATCCTTGAGGCCCGAGAGAGGTTAGGGGGGAGAATATTTACGGCCTATGTTGATGAAGGGGCACCGATAGAAATGGGGGCGACCTGGCTCGGCAAGCAGCATACTTTTTTGCTTGAGCTATTGGAAGAGTTGGGCCTGGGCATATTTGAACAGGTACTGGGAGAACGGGCGATTTACGAACCGATTTCTACCAGTCCTCCTCAGCTTGTTAAGCTCCCTCCTAATAATGAACCCAGTTATCGAATCAAAGGGGGATCATCTATCCTGATTGACACTTTGGCCTCCAAACTTTCCCCTGGCCAAATCTATAGAGAACAAATTGTGGAACGGATAGAAGAGGAGGCAGGAGGATTGAAGGTCCAATGCAAAGGTCAAAGCTTCTTTAGTAAATATGTAGTTTCTACCTTACCTCCCCGACTTTTTTCCTCCCGAATTCAATGTCTGCCTGCGTTGCCAGAATCTTTTGCTAGCATTGCGGATGAAACCCATACCTGGATGGGAGAATCGATAAAAGTGGGACTTCGATTTGATAAAGCCTTCTGGGACAATGGGAAGTCCAGCGCGACTATTTTCAGCAGTGTAGGGCCGATACCCGAAATGTATGATCACAGCGATGTAGAAGGAACGCATCATGCTTTGAAAGGTTTCTTCAATGGTTCTTATTATTCGGTCTCAAAAACTGACCGACTCGAAATGGTCTTGGGACAATTGCGTAAATATTATGGGAATAAGGTAAAAGACTTTAGCTCCTATGAAGAGCTTGTTTGGCTGCAAGAGCCCTTTACCTATGCTCCATATAGCAGCCATGTCTTACCCCACCAACACAATGGACATGCTGTATTTCAAGCGCCTTATATGCAAGGGAAATTATGGATAGCCGGAACAGAAACCGCTGCTGCATACCCTGGTTATATGGAAGGGGCGATTAGATCAGCTGCTTCGGTAGCTACACAAATGGAAAGGGCTTTCAAGAGAGAATAA
- a CDS encoding serine hydrolase has protein sequence MFFLLFGGISFAQAPKKLKTWAVLADMDGERYQQKYEAYKNSGFRLAGIDGYAVKGKIKFTAIWKKGKVSDFTARHGMSGAEYSSEFKKKKEAGFRLIHIDGYNANGKAAYAAIWKRFKNKPGPRPTFHGMSEEDFFIELRKQQKAGFRMLQASVFSLNGKPVYSAIWGKGNAKAQSIRHKIPENKYQLHVNNMAKEGAKLIYAESYSVGGKVFYLSIHDKVKGLYAARHLLNIKNLSLQTDNHYFQGYAPVSIRAHQKNGRSQFTAIYKNVSGWKLADTRQLDKKVCKVMDDFNIPGASIAIVKDGRLVYAKGYGYGNREKKEIASASSLYRIASISKPITAAAILKLTEDTNLTLQSKVFGRGAVLGNTYGSEAYGKREKEINVQNLLEHRAGANSWDNNLDPNPSDGPEDSWGAPMFQEFDKNKKELIGWVLDTRNPSHQVNTVTAYSNFAYCVLGRIIEKKSGMGYEKYVKNKILKPCGITDMQIASNSKEKRAYKEVVYYDADGDPYSLRPRRMDSHGGWIASTVDLARFAVRVDGQAGKKDILSRSSTTAMQSSSYGGIFGKGWNLSDGNVQHGGRMSGTRANLKMMSNGVYYVFLVNRYDEPDKDPINRMNNAIEKGISEIKEWPNIDLF, from the coding sequence ATGTTTTTTTTGCTTTTTGGAGGAATTAGCTTCGCCCAGGCTCCAAAAAAGCTAAAAACATGGGCAGTACTGGCTGATATGGATGGGGAAAGATATCAACAGAAATACGAAGCCTACAAAAACTCAGGATTCCGACTTGCTGGAATAGATGGCTATGCTGTCAAAGGGAAAATCAAATTTACGGCGATATGGAAGAAAGGGAAAGTCTCTGACTTTACAGCCAGACATGGCATGAGTGGAGCTGAATATTCAAGCGAGTTCAAGAAGAAAAAAGAAGCAGGCTTTCGACTCATTCACATCGATGGTTACAATGCCAACGGAAAGGCAGCTTACGCAGCTATATGGAAGAGATTCAAAAACAAGCCTGGTCCCAGGCCCACTTTCCACGGCATGAGTGAAGAGGATTTTTTCATCGAATTGAGAAAGCAACAAAAGGCGGGATTTCGTATGCTTCAAGCCAGTGTCTTTAGCCTTAATGGAAAGCCTGTCTATTCCGCAATTTGGGGGAAGGGCAATGCTAAAGCTCAAAGCATCCGACACAAAATTCCAGAAAATAAATACCAATTACATGTAAATAATATGGCAAAAGAAGGTGCCAAGCTCATTTATGCGGAAAGCTACAGTGTGGGAGGAAAAGTCTTTTATCTCAGCATCCACGACAAGGTCAAAGGCTTATATGCTGCCAGGCATTTGCTCAATATCAAAAATCTGAGCCTGCAAACAGACAATCACTACTTTCAGGGCTATGCACCCGTATCTATCAGGGCCCATCAAAAAAATGGTCGTTCTCAATTCACGGCCATCTACAAAAATGTCAGTGGATGGAAACTGGCGGATACTCGTCAGCTGGATAAGAAGGTTTGCAAAGTTATGGATGATTTCAACATTCCCGGAGCTTCAATCGCCATTGTGAAAGACGGCAGGCTGGTCTATGCCAAGGGTTATGGATATGGAAACCGGGAAAAGAAAGAGATCGCATCTGCCAGCAGCTTGTACCGCATAGCCAGTATTAGCAAACCTATTACGGCAGCAGCCATCTTGAAATTGACGGAGGATACAAATTTGACTTTACAAAGTAAGGTTTTTGGCCGAGGGGCAGTATTGGGCAATACCTATGGCAGTGAGGCTTATGGCAAAAGGGAAAAGGAGATCAATGTACAGAACTTGCTTGAGCATAGAGCCGGAGCAAATAGTTGGGATAATAATCTGGATCCCAATCCCAGCGATGGGCCGGAGGATAGCTGGGGAGCTCCCATGTTTCAGGAGTTTGATAAGAATAAAAAAGAATTGATCGGATGGGTACTGGACACACGAAATCCCAGCCATCAGGTCAATACCGTTACAGCCTATTCCAACTTTGCCTATTGTGTATTGGGGAGAATCATCGAAAAGAAATCCGGTATGGGCTATGAAAAGTATGTAAAAAACAAGATCCTCAAGCCTTGCGGGATCACGGATATGCAGATTGCTTCCAATTCCAAAGAAAAGAGGGCTTACAAAGAGGTCGTCTATTATGATGCAGATGGCGATCCTTATAGTCTAAGACCTCGTCGGATGGATAGTCATGGAGGTTGGATAGCAAGTACGGTGGATCTGGCTCGATTTGCGGTGCGGGTTGATGGTCAGGCGGGGAAAAAAGATATCCTATCCAGAAGCAGTACTACAGCCATGCAAAGCTCTTCTTATGGAGGTATTTTTGGTAAAGGCTGGAATTTGAGTGATGGAAATGTTCAGCATGGCGGGAGAATGTCTGGCACCAGAGCCAATCTGAAAATGATGAGCAATGGGGTCTACTATGTTTTTCTCGTAAATCGATACGACGAGCCAGACAAAGATCCTATCAATAGAATGAATAATGCCATCGAGAAGGGTATTTCCGAAATCAAGGAATGGCCGAATATAGATCTCTTTTAA
- a CDS encoding serine hydrolase, protein MKSILSIACLCLFTGLSVFSQELNHAELDAYFNSLEERNEAMGSLTLSKNGKLIYQRAFGKSYIQGDEERAADANTHYRIWSITKTYTATMVLQLVEEGKLSLETRLKDFYPQIPHAEKITIEQMLRHRSGIHDFIQNDTEEEWDTYIDEPRDEAFMLPHIAEYAPDFEPDEDFRYSNSNYLLLGYIIGRLDSGNYESSLAKRIAAKAELRDTYFKVEGLDDLENKAYSYRWEGEWNEVDEGSFSGNIPGGAGGIVSTTADLNKFIEALFGGKLLSDSSLKKMMEAEGFYGLGLMQMADELGKGFGHTGGNIASESSLFYYPDDSLSIAYCSNGILIWKGEILRNVRKIYLGQAFGISMNRELQAFFILGFISLLFGLIYIRGKWRDRSMLLCGYFFVALLWGGTFIGGYLAGAYDHIREGIGSLEAFYSSSGTFMGGLNFLLAGLMALLFISLYRIGKRSGISSIPLFPLLLVTISMAGSSLFPHPHKLYTLFANIIVFSALGPLLALILWRKKELRQMRLISMISLILMLVSFGVLLSRSSNPQFVAEYFGLIQRILYLGLSLWVIGVSLTFAKHSQ, encoded by the coding sequence ATGAAGTCAATCCTTAGTATCGCTTGTCTATGCCTTTTTACAGGCCTTTCCGTTTTTAGCCAGGAGCTCAATCATGCCGAGCTGGATGCTTATTTCAATTCTCTAGAGGAGAGAAATGAAGCGATGGGTAGCCTGACCCTTTCCAAAAATGGGAAACTCATCTACCAGCGGGCATTTGGGAAAAGTTATATTCAGGGGGATGAGGAAAGGGCAGCTGATGCCAACACCCACTATCGAATCTGGTCCATCACCAAAACCTATACGGCGACCATGGTCCTGCAATTGGTAGAGGAGGGCAAGCTTTCCTTGGAGACCAGGCTGAAGGACTTCTATCCTCAAATTCCCCATGCAGAAAAAATCACCATAGAACAGATGCTCAGGCACAGGAGTGGTATCCACGACTTTATCCAAAATGATACGGAAGAGGAATGGGATACCTATATAGACGAGCCCAGGGATGAGGCATTTATGCTTCCGCATATCGCCGAATATGCACCCGACTTTGAACCGGATGAAGACTTTCGATACAGCAATTCAAATTACCTGCTTTTGGGGTATATCATTGGTAGGCTGGATAGCGGGAATTATGAATCTTCTTTGGCTAAAAGGATCGCTGCAAAAGCCGAGCTAAGGGATACGTATTTCAAAGTTGAGGGACTGGATGATCTGGAGAACAAGGCCTATTCCTATCGCTGGGAAGGAGAGTGGAATGAGGTAGATGAAGGTAGTTTTAGTGGAAATATTCCAGGCGGTGCAGGAGGCATAGTTTCGACCACAGCAGATCTCAATAAATTTATAGAAGCTCTTTTTGGAGGGAAATTGCTTTCTGATAGCAGCCTGAAAAAGATGATGGAAGCCGAGGGCTTTTATGGATTAGGGCTAATGCAAATGGCAGATGAATTAGGAAAGGGATTTGGGCATACCGGAGGAAATATCGCTTCGGAGTCCAGTCTTTTCTATTATCCAGATGATAGTTTGAGTATTGCGTATTGTAGCAATGGAATCCTCATTTGGAAAGGAGAAATTCTCCGAAATGTCCGCAAGATTTACTTAGGCCAGGCATTCGGTATTTCCATGAATAGAGAATTGCAAGCCTTTTTCATTCTTGGCTTTATTTCCTTGCTTTTTGGTCTGATTTATATTCGAGGAAAATGGAGAGACCGGTCTATGCTTCTTTGTGGGTACTTCTTTGTAGCCTTATTATGGGGAGGGACTTTTATAGGAGGATATTTAGCAGGAGCCTATGATCACATCCGAGAGGGGATCGGGAGTCTGGAAGCCTTTTATAGTAGTTCCGGAACCTTCATGGGAGGTCTGAATTTTTTGCTGGCGGGTCTTATGGCCCTCTTGTTTATAAGTCTGTATCGCATAGGTAAAAGATCAGGTATTTCTTCGATCCCGCTTTTCCCCCTACTACTAGTTACGATTTCTATGGCTGGATCGAGTTTGTTTCCCCATCCCCATAAGCTTTACACCCTCTTTGCCAATATCATAGTTTTTTCAGCCCTTGGTCCTTTGCTGGCACTCATTCTATGGAGGAAAAAAGAACTAAGACAAATGAGGCTTATCTCTATGATAAGCCTCATCCTGATGTTGGTTTCTTTTGGTGTACTGCTGAGTAGATCCTCGAATCCCCAATTTGTAGCAGAATATTTCGGACTGATTCAGCGGATACTATATTTAGGGCTTAGCCTATGGGTCATAGGGGTAAGCCTTACTTTTGCGAAGCATTCACAATAG
- a CDS encoding helix-turn-helix domain-containing protein codes for MISPEKLHYYRKRSGLTQEGLSEASAISIRTIQRIEKGLSAGSPHTLKVLSKVLEIPTDYLFKEELENPVLEEARFHPVKLMNLSALSMIILPLGNILLPLLIFLNKSEHKEVETKGRKILSFQILYTLSTLVFIAVASVIMLLLFEGLRGSQVPIFVPLYFLSVLINICITMRVAVSLGEEREILMSIPNIL; via the coding sequence ATGATCTCTCCAGAAAAACTCCATTACTACCGAAAGCGAAGCGGATTGACCCAGGAAGGGCTTTCAGAAGCTTCGGCCATTTCTATTCGTACCATTCAAAGAATTGAAAAAGGCTTGTCTGCGGGCAGTCCCCATACGTTAAAAGTATTGTCGAAGGTTCTGGAAATTCCTACAGATTATCTCTTTAAGGAGGAATTAGAAAACCCAGTTTTAGAGGAAGCCCGTTTTCATCCGGTAAAACTGATGAATCTTAGTGCCCTCTCTATGATCATCCTCCCTTTGGGAAATATTCTCCTGCCTCTCCTCATTTTCCTCAATAAATCTGAACACAAGGAGGTAGAAACGAAAGGGCGAAAGATATTGAGCTTCCAAATTCTGTATACCCTGAGCACCCTGGTTTTTATCGCAGTAGCATCAGTGATTATGCTTCTGCTATTTGAAGGCTTAAGGGGAAGTCAGGTTCCCATTTTTGTACCGCTTTATTTCCTGAGTGTACTGATCAATATATGTATCACCATGAGAGTTGCCGTCAGTTTGGGGGAGGAAAGAGAGATCCTTATGAGTATCCCCAATATCCTATAA